From the Congzhengia minquanensis genome, the window CCACACGGTTTCCAAAAGCTGTTCACGGGTGAACACCTTGTTAGGGTTTGTGGCAAGGAAATATAAAAGCTCCAGCTCTTTGGGGGGAATGTCCACCGATGCGCCGTTAATTTTTAACTCGTAGTTTGTTAGATTGATGATAATATTGGGATAGACAACCTCTTTATCAGAATTATCTTTTGGGTCATACCGTCTTAAAATCGCCTTAATTCTTGCAACCAGTTCCTTGTTTTCAAAGGGTTTAACCATATAGTCGTCCGCGCCCAGCTCTAAGCCTAACACCTTGTCAAAAGTTTCACCCTTTGCCGTAAGCATAATGATGGGAATGTTGCTCACACGACGGATTTCTCGGCACACCTGGAACCCGTCCATTTTCGGAAGCATTACGTCTAAAACCACAACAGAGGGAGTCTTTTGCTTGAACAAATCGATGGCCGTCTGCCCATCGTTTGCAATAACAACTTCAAACCCCTCCTTGTCCAAATACAATCGAACAATTTCGCAAATATTCTTATCGTCGTCCACTACCAGCACTCTTTGATTGTTTAACATGTTTCGTTCTCCCCTTTTCTCTAAATTGCACTCCAGCGGCCAGACGCTCCGCATGGAAGTATTAAATCACTGTCGGAAACCGGCAGGCCGATTTCGTCTGACGAAACCGTTCCGCCGTGCTTTTTCACCAGCGTTAGCTTTAAAATGTCAGACAGCACCGCTGGCTGCAGTCCCGTTGTGTAGGAATTGATTAAGAAAAACAGCGGGCTGTCGGACAAAAGGCTTACACACTTTTGCACCAGCATATAAAGCTCATCTTCTAACTTCCACACCTCACCGCCCGGCCCCCTGCCGTAAGACGGCGGATCCATGATCACTGCGTCATAACGGTTGCCGCGCCGGTTTTCCCGGTCCACAAATTTAATCGCGTCATCTACCAAATAGCGCACAGGCCTATCTTTAAGCCCTGACAGCGTTAAATTTTCTTTTGCCCAGGAAACCATTCCCTTTGACGAGTCCACATGGGCAACGGATGCTCCGGCCGCCGCCGCGGCGGCCGTGGCCCCGCCGGTATAAGCAAACAGGTTTAAAACCTTAACCGGCCGGCCTGCGTTTTGAATGAGATTAGAAAACCACATCCAGTTGGCCGCCTGCTCTGGAAACAGCCCCGTGTGCTTAAAGCCCATAGGCTTGATATAAAACTTTAAGCCTAAAGGCGGAAAAGCCACGCTCCATTTCTCGGGAAGCTTTTTTTTCACGTCCCAAAAGCCGCCCCCGGTGTTCTTCCGGTGGTAAACGGCATGTGCTTTGCCCCAAAGCCCGGGCTTTTGTTTTTCGTTCCAAATCACCTGCGGGTCCGGCCGGATAAGCAAATATCCGTTCCAGTCCTCAGCCTTTTGGCCGCAGGCAATGTCTAAAACCTGATAGTCCTCCCATTTATCGCAAATCCACATAAATTTTGCCTTTCTTTATTCCATTCTAATTTCCTTTTTTTATACATATTATTTTACCATTAATTGAAAGTGCCGTCAATCCATAATTTGTACCTGTCATAATATGTTCAGAATTTTCATACACTTTAACACAAAATATGTTAATTTAGGAGGCTGTCATGGCTGCGGAACAAAATACCATTCACAATCTCATATTAGAAAACAAGGAAAAATTGTCGATTTCCGGCGTTTCCGACGTTGATACCTTTGACGAGGGGAAAATCATTCTGTTCACTGAGGACGACACTCTGATCGTCGAGGGCGAGGAGCTCCACATTCAAAAGCTGGACGTTGCAAATGGAGAGCTTATCATTGAGGGAACGATTTACGCAATTCAATACACAGGCGACGGCTCAACGGCCAGGGCCAACAAGGGCTTTTTTAAAAAAATGCTCAAATAAGCAAAACAAAACTGCGAGGTAATGCCAAATGGTTTTTTCCATGACCGATGAAGTGTATGTGTTCTTATACTCCGCCCTTTCCGGCGGGTTGATCATGCTGTTTTACGACATTTTATCCATTGCGGGGAAAAAAAAAGAATGTCCGGTGTTTCTTTTAAACGTCTGCGACGGCATTTTCATCATTGTTGCCTGCGCCATTATGGTGTTTGTGAACTTCACCGTCAGCAACGGCATTGTAAGGAGTTTTGAATTTTTGGGCACGATTTTGGGCGCGATTCTTTACAAGCTGACCCTTTCCCGCCTGATTTCTGCTTTTTTAAAGAAAATTACAGACGCTATTGCCGCTTTTTTTAAACTTTTTTTCAAAATACTATTGACACCGCTGGCAATTATGTATAAAATGGTTAATAAGTGTATAGTAGCATTGTTTCACCCGGTTGTTTATGTGTTTCGAAAACTGTTTTCTCATCTCTCTTTTAAAATGCATACATCAATTCGAACAGCCCGGAAAGCAATAAAAAAAACGTAGGTGCGAATGAATGGGAAGTAGTTTAAAAACATCAGGGAAAAAAATAAATTTTAAAATATTTTTTAAACGAATATTAGTCTGTCTTTTATTTGTCTATCTGTTGTGTCTTTTAATTTCTCAGCAGTTTAAATTTGCAAAGCTGAAAGAGGAAAATGCCGCGGTAGACGCGAAAATTGAGGCCGCTCAAAAGGAACAGAAAAACTTAAATTCCGAGCTTGAATCCATTGACCAAGAGGACTACCTCCGCCGTGTTATCAGAGAAAAACTCGGATTTACAAAGCCAAACGAAAAGGTCTTTGTGGACGCATCAAAATAACGCGGTAGCAGTTTAAAATAATTTTTTACGATAGACAATTTATTAAGGAGGAAGCTTCTAAGATGCAGGTAGAACCGGGAACGATTATCGAAGGAAAGGTGACGGGGATTACGCCTTTCGGCGCCTTTGTTTCGTTTGGTGATGGAAAAACAGGGCTGGTGCACATCAGTGAAATTGCGCTGGAATATGTAAAGAACATTCGCGACCACCTGAAAGAAAACGACATGATTAAGGCAAAAGTTTTGTCTGTTGACGTCAGCGGAAAAATCAGCCTGTCGATTAAGCAGGCGATTTTAGAAGAGCGCGCAGCAGCCAGGAAAAACGCCCGGAATCAGCCACCCAAAAAGCCGGATGACATTGACTGGTCCAAAAAAAGCAGGCCCGCAAACTTTGAGGATATGATGGCCAAGTTCAAGCAGGACAGCGACGAAAAACTTTCCGACATGAAAAAAGGGTTAGACTCCAAGCGCGGTTCGGGATATAAGCGTTCGTCGGGTTCCTTTTAATCGGTTTGACAGTTACGGCATGGAGTTTTTCCGTGCCGCTTTTTGTTTTAAAAATAAATAACGAAAGGTTTTCATTATGACAAAAGAAGAAATTCAAAACAAATATTTCGCAGAAGACGAAGAAGTTCTCTGGTCCGGCACGGCGGACACGTTACGTTTCTTTATGCGGACGGATTTTATTTTAATTCCGCTTACGGTAATCATCGGCGGGTTCCTGCTCTCTTATGCCTACTCCTCTATGATGCTGATGATCCGCGGCCAAAGCGTGGCCTTTGCCCTGTCCGGCATTACGTTTTTGTTAATCGGGCTGTATCTGATTTTTGGCCGGATTTGGTACAGGCACAAGCGTCTGAGCAGAAATTTATATTTTGTGACCAGCGACCGCTGCTTTGTGTTTAACACCCTGCGGGACAAGGTAACGGTGGACATTCCGATTAATGATGTTGAGCCGGAGGCTTTTCAAAACGATTTATTTCTATCCGGCAAGTTTTTGGGCGGCGATATTGTATATGGCCTGGGGCTTGATGTGTTTTTTCATAACTTTGTTAAAGAATCGTCGGCGTTTACTGCCATTCATAGTCCCGAGCAGGTGAAAAAAGTGATTAAACGGGCAAAGAAAAACAGAAAGAAGGCCAAACATGATACGGACGACTTTATCTAAGTGTGCGAAAACAGCCGGATATCCGTTGTCGGAAGAACAGCTTTCACAATTTTCAGACTATGCGGACATGCTTTCAGAATGGAACCAGAAAATGAACTTAACTGCCATCACAGAGCCTTTTGAGGTGGCAGCCAAACATTTTGCCGACAGCCTGTTTGGACTTTCGTTCATCGGCAAACACGCAAGCGTAATTGACGTAGGTACCGGCGCAGGTTTTCCCGGAATTCCATTAAAAATTGCCTGCCCCGGAATTTCTTTAACGCTTTTAGACGCATTAAACAAACGCTTAACCTTTCTAAACGCCGTTGTTGCTGAGCTGAAACTTTCCGACACCACAACAATCCACTCCCGGGCAGAGGACGGGGCGGCAAAAAAAAGTCCCCTGCGGGAGAGGTTTGACGTCAGCGTTTCCCGGGCGGTGTCGCAGTTAAATGTACTGTCGGAATATTGCCTGCCCTATGTAAAGGTAGGCGGCGTATTTCTGGCCTATAAGGGCGGCGACATAAAAGAAGAGCTTGATGCCGCAAAAAATGCCATATCTCTTTTGGGCGGTGAAATAAATGACGTTTTCCGCTACACCATTCCTCAAACGGACATTGCCCATTCCATAATCGTGATAAAAAAAATGCGCCCCACGCCGGAGAAATACCCCAGGCTCCAGGGCAAAATTTCAAAACAGCCCCTCTAACGGTTACCGCAGATTATTCTGCGGTATTTTTTTGTGTTTAAATAAGTCGAAAAGTTGTTCCCTTTCGACAAATGTTTGTATAAATTTGCAAAGGATTGTTTATACTATGGATAGAATAAGTATATATGTAAAAAATTTCCTTTTTTCAAAGGATGATATACAATCAAAGGAGGAAAGACATTGGAAATTTCAGTATTAATAAAAAACAAAACGCTGATTGTGTCGCTGACAGGCGAGCTCGACCACCACAGTGCCAAAGAGGTAAAAGACATGGTGGAAGAAGTGATTAAAAACAGAGGCGTAAAAAATTTAATTTTCGATTTTTCAAAGCTGTCGTTTATGGACAGTTCCGGCATTGGGGTGGTTATCGGGCGTTACAAGCTAATCACTGCAATGGGCGGAAACGTAGCAATTGTCAGCTGCAGCCGAAACATCGACAGGCTTTTAAAAATGTCGGGAATTACAAAACTCATTGCCACTTACGACTCGTTAAAGGGCGCACTTAAAACAATTCAGGAGGAAATATCGTGATGAACAACAGCATGAAACTGGAATTTTTAAGCATATCGGAAAACGAAGGATTTGCCCGGGCTGCTGTTGCAGCATTTATCGCGCAGTTAAACCCCACGCTGGACGAATTAGACGACATTAAAACCGCAGTTTCTGAGGCGGTTACAAACGCCATAGTTCACGGCTATGCGGGAGGTTTGGGAACCGTACATATTACCTGCGTTTTAAACGAAAATAACACCATCATATCCGTTGCCGACATGGGGCGCGGAATTGAAAATATCGACTTAGCGAGAACGCCGCTTTATACCAGCGCAGAGGAAGGAGAGCGGTCTGGCCTGGGCTTTACGGTAATGGAAACCTTTATGGACAGCATTGAAGTATTAAGCACGCCGGGAAAAGGCACCGTTGTTACCATGCAAAAAAAAGTCGGCCTCGCAGGCGAGCTCCCCGTATGCGTTTAGCGGGGTGCAAACGTGGAACAGTATGGAAGCAAACAAACATATGAGCTAATTGAAAAGGCCCAGTCTGGGGACGAGAAGGCAAAAAACAAGCTGGCTGAGGATAACATGGGGCTTGTTTACAGCGTTGCACGCAGGTTCTACGGCAGAGGCTACGACGACGAGGATTTAAACCAAGTGGGCGCCATTGGCCTTTTAAAAGCTATTGAAAAATTTGACATTTCGTTTAACCTGCGCTTCTCCACCTATGCCGTTCCTCTGATTATGGGAGAGATTAAACGGTTTTTGCGCGACGACGGCCCGGTGAAGGTCAGCCGAACGATAAAGCACACCGCCGCTGAGGCTGCCCGCGTCATTGAGGAGGTGCAGCAAAAAGAAGGCAGGGTTCCGGGCGTGTTGGAAATTGCACAAGCGTTAGGCGTTCCACCGGAGGAGGTTGTTCAGGCACGGGAGGCCTCTGTGCCGCCGGAGTCTTTTTTTGCTGTCCGCGCAGATGGAAACAAAACCCTGGCAGACTTTTTGCCCAGCAAAGAAAACGAAAGCGATTTACTAGACAGGCTGGATTTAAAATCTGCAGTGGCCGATTTGCCCCAAAGGGAACAAACCATTATCATTATGCGGTATTTTCTTGAAAAAACCCAGTCCGACGTGGCAAAAAAGCTGGGAATCTCCCAGGTGCAGGTGTCAAGACTGGAAAAGAAAATATTAAATGGTTTCCGAAATCGGTTAAAATGTGAAATGTAATGAAAATGCTTTTTCTTTGCGAAACTATTGACAAGTACGTTTTTAATATGGTAATCTTTATTATATATAGTTTTTTGAAAGAAGGCTAAACATTTTGATAAAAGCGTACTTAAAAGACGGTGTCATTACTCTTGCTCCAGAAGGAAGGAAAAAGGCGGAGTTTACCGCTGGGGCGGCGCTTACCACAATCGGTGAAAAGAGCAGTATGATAAACCCATACACTTTTTTTGACGATTTTGAAGAATCCACGTTTCAAACACTGGTCCGCACAGAGCTGGACAGGCTGTTTGAATTGGATATCAACTCGCCGCGAACTTTAGTCAGTGCGCTTGACAAAGGCAGAACGGACAAGCTGTATACAAACAGAATGTTTCAAATGTCATTGGAAACGGTTTCCGGCGAAGTAGTTTTAGCGTTTTATTTAGAATCTGCCCGAAATCTTCTGGCTTTAGAACTTGTGGCAGCGTTGAGCCGCGGTAAGCCTTTAAAAAAATGTGAACACTGCGGCGGTTATTTTTTCCCCTCAGGCAGAAGCGATTCGGTCTACTGCGACAGAGTGGGAGCAGACGGTTTTTCCTGCAAAAAAATTGGTGCCCACAGACTATACCGCAAACACAGCCGGTCTGACCGCGTGAAGAAACTATATGATAAAATTACGAAACACAACCGGTATTTAAAGAGCAGAGGCCAGCTTTCGGAAAACGAATTTGCACGCTGGATGGCCGAAGCGTCGTTAAAGCATGCGCAGTTTCAGCGCGGCGAGCTTTCAGAAGATTTGCTGATCAGCTGGCTTTCTGAAGACTTGGCTGCAAGCCGGCCGCCTAAGCGAAATGAAATATCGGATTATCTGCTTTAGGAGGAACTATGTTTAAACGAATTGCACTTATTTTTTCAGCAGTAACTTTCATGTTCTCCACCTGTGCCTATGCGAAAACAGTTGAATTTATTATTGACAAACCTACCTATGCATCAATCGACAAATATGAAAAGGAAACCAATGCCCTTTTGGCTGCCCCCTTCATTCAAAATGACAGGACGATGATTCCCGTCCGTGCCGTTTCGGAAAGCTTTGGCAGCCTTGTTTCCTGGGACCCAAATACAAGGACTGTGACCATTAGCAAAGACAGCAAAACGGTTAAACTTACCATTGACAGCCTCACGGCAAATGTAGACGGAACTGAAACTGCTCTTGACGCCGCGCCCTGCATTGTAAGCGACACAACGTTTGTTCCGGTGCGCTTCGTTTCTGAAGCCCTGGGCTACAACGTAAATTTTGTTCCCAGAACGAGAAGCGTTTTGGTCTGCGACCGCGCAGATTACATGACGGTGAACGGCAAGGCGGTGACCTATCCGGAATATGAAGCAATGCGCTATGTTCTGGCAACGCCCGAGCTAACCGGCGTGGACTTAACCAACAGCACCAAAGCTTATCTTTTAAAAAACGCCGTGCTTTCTGTTGCCGCGGATAAGGCTTCAGTGGGACTGACCCAGCAAAGCGACCAGGCCATTAACCTGGCGCTGGAACAGTATGACGAAAACCTTCCTTTTACCATAGGCGCGTTTGCCCTTTTAATGGAGAACGAGGAAAAAGGCTTTGCGTATATCGACTCGGTTTACAGCGCAAGTGAGGTACAAAATGCTTATGAAACCGATTATATCTGCGCGAAACACATTTTAATCCGCAGCGGAACAGACAGCGAACAGCAAGCCACGGCAACAAAGGCGTATGAACAAGCTGCCTCCGTCGCGGATTTTGACAAGCTGATTGAAGACTTTGGTGAAGATCCAGGTGTGATTAACAATCCGGATGGATATGTGTTTTCAAAAGGGGAAATGATTGACGCTTTTGAAACAGCCGCTTATTCCTTAAAGATTGGAGAAATCAGCAAACCTGTAAAGTCGGAGTATGGGTACCATATCATTAAACGGCTTCCCCTCCCTGCTTTAAGCGAAATTACCGAACAGGAACTTATTTTTAACCTGTATGTTGCGCCGCTCATGAACAGCAGCGTAGTTGAATAACCGCCGTTATTGTAAAAAGAAAGGGAAGGAATTCAAATGTCTATCAGCGATGGAATGGCAGCTTTGAACTTAGAAATGCCGGATCGGGTGCCGAGAACGGAATATTCCGCAGAGTTTCATTGGGATTTGGTTAACAAGGTTTTGGGCACAAATGTTACAGAGAAAAGCGGCGAGGAAGAAAAGAAAACCGCTTCACGAAATTTTATGAAAGCCTGGAATTATGACCTTAAGTGGTCTACCTTAGTCGGAAGCGGATTTTTGACGGGGCTTAAAACAAACATGGGGCATGCAGCCTATCGTGATGAAGGTGCAGATTTCATTGATAACAGGGCATGTCCGTTTCACGAGCCTGAAGACGTTCTAAATTTTGACCCATTAAACGAATACGGTGAAATTTCAATCAGCGAAATGACGAAGCAGTTTGAAGAACATTATCAGAACAATGTAAACGATTATCCCGACGGGGTTCATATGACCGGCATATATATCACGTGCATTTCTGGTTTAATTGAAATGTTCGGTTGGGAAATGCTTTTATATGCCGCAGGGACAGACCCAAAAGCGTTTGGCGAGCTCACCAACCGATATACGGATTGGATCGGCCAGCATTTTTTGGCGCTTGCCAACAGCAACGTGCCTGTGGTTATGATTCACGACGACATTGTCTGGACGGAAGGCCCGTTTCTTCATCCCGACTGGTATCGGAAATATGTGTTCCCCAATTACAAAAAAATGTTTGCTCCCTTAATTGAGAGCGGAAAGAAAATTCTTTTTACGTCCGATGGAACTTATACAGAGTTTATCGACGACATTGCCGGCTGCGGCATTCACGGTTTCGTCATGGAACCCACAACAGACATGCGTTATATTGCCGAAAAATATGGCAAAACCCATGCCTTTGTCGGCAATGCGGACACCCGCATTTTGCTCGGCGGCACAAAAGAGGACATTTATAACGAAGTGAAACGGTGCATGGATATTGGCAAAAACTGTCCCGGTTTTTTTATGGCGGTGGGAAATCATATTCCGCCAAACACTCCTGTGGAAAATGCGCTTTATTATAATGAAGTTTACGAAGAATTAAGCAAACGATAATAAAAAAGACATGTAACGAAAGTTACAACCCCATAAGGAAGTAATTCTATTCACACAGGGCGGCATAGTCATAAAGCTATGTCGTTTTGCTTTTTCTTTGTTGTTCTACCTCTTAAATATCTATGACTATCAATCCTTCCTTGAGGATCGGTAGTTCTCTTGGAATGTTTCCCCTGAAGAATTGAGCCGCACCACCGATGGCATCACCCTCGCAAATGGAGTTGATATATAGCGAATTCTCGCAACACAGTTTCGCTTGCTCTGCATATTCGAGTTTACCGCCGTTTTCCCATTCTTCTTTTGTCCAGCACACATATACGGGCCACAAAAGAAGATCTTCTCCAAGCGCAAATCTTTCGGGGTAATCCCAAAGATCACCACACAAACCAATGACACATTTTTTACCTTTATAGTCAAAGACTTCAACCGTCGAACCCTCTTTGTAATGTCCATCCGTTTTAGAGTATTCTTTCCATCCTCTTGAAATACGACGATAGTTATGAAAGATTTCACCGTCTGCAATCAGAGCGCAGGATGAATAAAGGGTATCTTCTTCAAGCTCGTTATATCCAAATAAAACGTCAATGCCAAATTTCTTGGTCAACGCCTTAATTTGCATAAATACCTGCGACGAAGTGGTTAATGCTATTTTTCTATCTTCTTCATACTGCCACGAAAGCACATTGAATCCTTGCAGAAAGGCTTCGCCAAAGCATACGATGTCTGCGCCGTTTGCTTTGGCTTCTTTCATATACCGTTGCAACTGTGACAAATTATAATTGATATCTCGGTCAATCATACGCGCCGAGGCAAGTGCAATTTTCATAATGATACCTCCTTATCGGCGTTCCTCTAAAGTTACATGTCTTTTTTATTAGTTTTCAGTTACCATAACCATTTGCCGCTCGCCGTCCCAATCTACGATGCAGCGAAACGATTCTGCAATGGCACGGACAGGCACCAGCGTTCTGTCCTGTATAATTTGCGCCGGAACATCCAGCGTCTTT encodes:
- a CDS encoding response regulator transcription factor, producing MLNNQRVLVVDDDKNICEIVRLYLDKEGFEVVIANDGQTAIDLFKQKTPSVVVLDVMLPKMDGFQVCREIRRVSNIPIIMLTAKGETFDKVLGLELGADDYMVKPFENKELVARIKAILRRYDPKDNSDKEVVYPNIIINLTNYELKINGASVDIPPKELELLYFLATNPNKVFTREQLLETVWGFDYFGDSRTVDVHVKRLREKLEKAGENVNWQLKTVWGVGYKFEVK
- a CDS encoding class I SAM-dependent methyltransferase, translated to MWICDKWEDYQVLDIACGQKAEDWNGYLLIRPDPQVIWNEKQKPGLWGKAHAVYHRKNTGGGFWDVKKKLPEKWSVAFPPLGLKFYIKPMGFKHTGLFPEQAANWMWFSNLIQNAGRPVKVLNLFAYTGGATAAAAAAGASVAHVDSSKGMVSWAKENLTLSGLKDRPVRYLVDDAIKFVDRENRRGNRYDAVIMDPPSYGRGPGGEVWKLEDELYMLVQKCVSLLSDSPLFFLINSYTTGLQPAVLSDILKLTLVKKHGGTVSSDEIGLPVSDSDLILPCGASGRWSAI
- the yabP gene encoding sporulation protein YabP; this translates as MAAEQNTIHNLILENKEKLSISGVSDVDTFDEGKIILFTEDDTLIVEGEELHIQKLDVANGELIIEGTIYAIQYTGDGSTARANKGFFKKMLK
- the yabQ gene encoding spore cortex biosynthesis protein YabQ; this translates as MVFSMTDEVYVFLYSALSGGLIMLFYDILSIAGKKKECPVFLLNVCDGIFIIVACAIMVFVNFTVSNGIVRSFEFLGTILGAILYKLTLSRLISAFLKKITDAIAAFFKLFFKILLTPLAIMYKMVNKCIVALFHPVVYVFRKLFSHLSFKMHTSIRTARKAIKKT
- a CDS encoding FtsB family cell division protein, whose amino-acid sequence is MGSSLKTSGKKINFKIFFKRILVCLLFVYLLCLLISQQFKFAKLKEENAAVDAKIEAAQKEQKNLNSELESIDQEDYLRRVIREKLGFTKPNEKVFVDASK
- a CDS encoding S1 RNA-binding domain-containing protein, encoding MQVEPGTIIEGKVTGITPFGAFVSFGDGKTGLVHISEIALEYVKNIRDHLKENDMIKAKVLSVDVSGKISLSIKQAILEERAAARKNARNQPPKKPDDIDWSKKSRPANFEDMMAKFKQDSDEKLSDMKKGLDSKRGSGYKRSSGSF
- the rsmG gene encoding 16S rRNA (guanine(527)-N(7))-methyltransferase RsmG, translating into MIRTTLSKCAKTAGYPLSEEQLSQFSDYADMLSEWNQKMNLTAITEPFEVAAKHFADSLFGLSFIGKHASVIDVGTGAGFPGIPLKIACPGISLTLLDALNKRLTFLNAVVAELKLSDTTTIHSRAEDGAAKKSPLRERFDVSVSRAVSQLNVLSEYCLPYVKVGGVFLAYKGGDIKEELDAAKNAISLLGGEINDVFRYTIPQTDIAHSIIVIKKMRPTPEKYPRLQGKISKQPL
- the spoIIAA gene encoding anti-sigma F factor antagonist, whose protein sequence is MEISVLIKNKTLIVSLTGELDHHSAKEVKDMVEEVIKNRGVKNLIFDFSKLSFMDSSGIGVVIGRYKLITAMGGNVAIVSCSRNIDRLLKMSGITKLIATYDSLKGALKTIQEEIS
- the spoIIAB gene encoding anti-sigma F factor, whose translation is MNNSMKLEFLSISENEGFARAAVAAFIAQLNPTLDELDDIKTAVSEAVTNAIVHGYAGGLGTVHITCVLNENNTIISVADMGRGIENIDLARTPLYTSAEEGERSGLGFTVMETFMDSIEVLSTPGKGTVVTMQKKVGLAGELPVCV
- a CDS encoding SigB/SigF/SigG family RNA polymerase sigma factor; its protein translation is MEQYGSKQTYELIEKAQSGDEKAKNKLAEDNMGLVYSVARRFYGRGYDDEDLNQVGAIGLLKAIEKFDISFNLRFSTYAVPLIMGEIKRFLRDDGPVKVSRTIKHTAAEAARVIEEVQQKEGRVPGVLEIAQALGVPPEEVVQAREASVPPESFFAVRADGNKTLADFLPSKENESDLLDRLDLKSAVADLPQREQTIIIMRYFLEKTQSDVAKKLGISQVQVSRLEKKILNGFRNRLKCEM
- a CDS encoding DUF6076 domain-containing protein, which translates into the protein MIKAYLKDGVITLAPEGRKKAEFTAGAALTTIGEKSSMINPYTFFDDFEESTFQTLVRTELDRLFELDINSPRTLVSALDKGRTDKLYTNRMFQMSLETVSGEVVLAFYLESARNLLALELVAALSRGKPLKKCEHCGGYFFPSGRSDSVYCDRVGADGFSCKKIGAHRLYRKHSRSDRVKKLYDKITKHNRYLKSRGQLSENEFARWMAEASLKHAQFQRGELSEDLLISWLSEDLAASRPPKRNEISDYLL
- a CDS encoding stalk domain-containing protein, with the protein product MFKRIALIFSAVTFMFSTCAYAKTVEFIIDKPTYASIDKYEKETNALLAAPFIQNDRTMIPVRAVSESFGSLVSWDPNTRTVTISKDSKTVKLTIDSLTANVDGTETALDAAPCIVSDTTFVPVRFVSEALGYNVNFVPRTRSVLVCDRADYMTVNGKAVTYPEYEAMRYVLATPELTGVDLTNSTKAYLLKNAVLSVAADKASVGLTQQSDQAINLALEQYDENLPFTIGAFALLMENEEKGFAYIDSVYSASEVQNAYETDYICAKHILIRSGTDSEQQATATKAYEQAASVADFDKLIEDFGEDPGVINNPDGYVFSKGEMIDAFETAAYSLKIGEISKPVKSEYGYHIIKRLPLPALSEITEQELIFNLYVAPLMNSSVVE
- a CDS encoding uroporphyrinogen decarboxylase family protein, whose protein sequence is MSISDGMAALNLEMPDRVPRTEYSAEFHWDLVNKVLGTNVTEKSGEEEKKTASRNFMKAWNYDLKWSTLVGSGFLTGLKTNMGHAAYRDEGADFIDNRACPFHEPEDVLNFDPLNEYGEISISEMTKQFEEHYQNNVNDYPDGVHMTGIYITCISGLIEMFGWEMLLYAAGTDPKAFGELTNRYTDWIGQHFLALANSNVPVVMIHDDIVWTEGPFLHPDWYRKYVFPNYKKMFAPLIESGKKILFTSDGTYTEFIDDIAGCGIHGFVMEPTTDMRYIAEKYGKTHAFVGNADTRILLGGTKEDIYNEVKRCMDIGKNCPGFFMAVGNHIPPNTPVENALYYNEVYEELSKR
- a CDS encoding carbon-nitrogen hydrolase family protein, with translation MKIALASARMIDRDINYNLSQLQRYMKEAKANGADIVCFGEAFLQGFNVLSWQYEEDRKIALTTSSQVFMQIKALTKKFGIDVLFGYNELEEDTLYSSCALIADGEIFHNYRRISRGWKEYSKTDGHYKEGSTVEVFDYKGKKCVIGLCGDLWDYPERFALGEDLLLWPVYVCWTKEEWENGGKLEYAEQAKLCCENSLYINSICEGDAIGGAAQFFRGNIPRELPILKEGLIVIDI